From one Lotus japonicus ecotype B-129 chromosome 3, LjGifu_v1.2 genomic stretch:
- the LOC130743779 gene encoding glutathione S-transferase T3-like, with the protein MSSYPPQNQPPHTGGNVHNSQYQMFPYTSQNQPLHPDENFTNPQYPMYPPQYQFQSQAPPTGSTGSKVSDTQCEATPDDTQHEGLDDIDLEDEDQSSGKKRTRWRVKDDLLLVQSWLNISKDPTVGTDQTAAKFWDRIRDQFDEYRDFDTPPRTGKMLKCRFGKLSKDIQFFTGCYNKVTTPWKSGHSEKDIMAEAHALFQVDHKKDFTHENVWRMVKDEPKWKGQSMKTNSRGQKKSGAGADGTSTDPSASIDCDEYEATPPTTRPKGKKAEKRKAKTTDTASSTLSFAPHPDVLAMGKAKMEMMANFREIRNRELDLQQADQQLKQSELQLRQEELKFKKAENFRAYMDILNKNTSGMNDEELRTHNALRAFALSELGMS; encoded by the coding sequence ATGTCTTCatatccacctcaaaaccaaccGCCTCACACCGGTGGCAATGTTCATAATTCTCAGTACCAAATGTTTCCATATACATCTCAAAACCAACCACTTCACCCTGATGAAAATTTCACAAATCCACAATACCCCATGTATCCACCACAATACCAATTTCAAAGCCAAGCCCCTCCTACTGGTAGCACtggttcaaaagtctctgatacACAATGTGAGGCTACGCCTGATGATACACAACACGAgggtctagatgatattgatcttgaagaTGAGGATCAATCTTCTGGAAAGAAACGCACCAGATGGAGGGTTAAAGACGATTTACTTCTTGTTCAATCATGGCTCAACATTTCTAAGGATCCGACGGTGGGAACTGATCAAACGGCAGCAAAGTTTTGGGATAGGATCCGCGACCAATTTGATGAGTACCGTGACTTTGACACTCCTCCGAGGACAGGGAAGATGCTGAAATGTCGTTTTGGAAAATTGAGTAAAGATATTCAATTCTTTACCGGTTGCTACAACAAAGTTACCACTCCttggaaaagtggacactcagaGAAGGATATCATGGCTGAGGCGCATGCCCTATTTCAGGTAGACCATAAAAAAGATTTCACACATGAGAATGTATGGCGGATGGTGAAAGATGAACCAAAGTGGAAGGGACAATCAATGAAAACCAATTCAAGGGGACAAAAGAAGTCAGGAGCTGGCGCCGACGGAACATCGACTGACCCAAGTGCATCAATTGATTGCGACGAATATGAGGCAACACCACCAACAACTCGCCCGAAGGGCAAGAAGGCAGAGAAGAGAAAGGCCAAAACAACAGATACTGCGTCAAGTACTCTATCTTTTGCTCCTCACCCTGATGTGTTAGCCATGGGGAAGGCTAAAATGGAAATGATGGCAAATTTTAGGGAGATAAGGAACAGAGAACTAGATTTGCAACAAGCTGACCAACAACTGAAACAAAGTGAACTGCAATTGAGACAAGAAGAACTCAAATTTAAGAAGGCGGAGAACTTTCGGGCATATATGGATATCCTTAACAAGAACACATCTGGAATGAACGATGAGGAGTTGCGTACGCATAACGCACTACGTGCTTTCGCCTTAAGTGAACTAGGAATGTCTTAA
- the LOC130743780 gene encoding uncharacterized protein LOC130743780 has product MDPNNLPDWNTFYNECVEDFMNDTFVEDMMQQEMEFYQQQQHANTVRPKKTRRVIKRDREAGNERLMKDYFSENPVYTEELFRRRFRMRKHVFLRIVEALGSYNPYFLMSVDAVGRQGLSPLQKCTAAIRMLAYGSPADSVDEYVRIGESTAIECLKNFVEGVCEVFGGQYLRRPNEEDMTRLLQWGESRGFPGSNNDITVLNQSPVFNEVLRGAAPMVKFRVNETMYHMGYYLADGIYPEWGTFVKTIPMPQGEKKQKFAKRQEAARKDVERAFGVLQSRFAIVNNDISDAEVLSGPIPAFRNMLERRAHQIEKSIHRQLQADLVEHIWDLPEIDNNET; this is encoded by the exons ATGGATCCAAACAATTTACCCGACTGGAACACATTTTACAACGAATGTGTGGAGGATTTTATGAATGACACGTTCGTTGAAGATATGATGCAGCAGGAGATGGAGTtctatcaacaacaacaacatgccAACACCGTTAGGCCCAAGAAAACAAGAAGAGTAATAAAGAGAGATCGTGAAGCTGGGAACGAGCGGTTGATGAAGGACTACTTCTCTGAAAATCCTGTATACACGGAAGAGCTTTTCCGACGAAGGTTTCGAATGCGAAAGCATGTGTTCCTCAGAATTGTAGAGGCCCTTGGGTCTTATAACCCGTACTTTTTAATGTCCGTTgatgcagttggaagacaaggtctatcaccattacaaaagtgcaccGCCGCTATTCGTATGTTAGCGTATGGATCACCTGCTGACAGTGTTGATGAATACGTTAgaattggtgaaagtactgcaattgagtgctTAAAGAATTTTGTAGAAGGTGTGTGTGAAGTATTTGGTGGGCAATACTTGAGGCGTCCAAACGAGGAAGACATGACACGCCTACTTCAATGGGGGGAGTCTCGTGGATTTCCAG gCTCAAATAATGACATTACTGTGCTAAACCAATCTCCCGTGTTTAATGAGGTTTTGCGTGGAGCTGCTCCCATGGTGAAATTTAGAGTGAATGAAACAATGTATCACATGGGATACTATCTAGCAGACGGTATCTATCCCGAGTGGGGtacatttgtgaagaccatcccAATGCCACAAGGAGAAAAAAAGCAAAAGTTTGCCAAAAGACAAGAAGCAGCAAGAAAGGACGTGGAACGTGCATTCGGAGTGCTCCAATCTCGGTTTGCGATT gtcaataatgacatatcGGATGCTGAAGTATTAAGCGGTCCTATTCCCGCTTTTAGAAATATGTTGGAAAGGAGAGCACATCAAATTGAAAAGTCAATCCATCGCCAacttcaagcagacttggtggagcatatCTGGGACCTTCCTGAAATCGATAATAATGAAACTTAA
- the LOC130749594 gene encoding transcription factor RAX2-like: protein MGRAPCCDKANVKRGPWSPEEDSRLKEYMEKHGTGGNWIALPQKAGLKRCGKSCRLRWLNYLRPNIKHGEFSEEEDTIICSLYANIGSRWSIIAAQLPGRTDNDIKNYWNTKLKKKLMSFRRQPYQSSPQNPPLIIPSHYRDFCSSYPAANNTSFTGLEPISVSPSNYFTSTNCISTTSMSLPFYNQNQEPSLVSASASPMQYQYHPMTENLFMFGSEGSCSSSSDGSCSQASHGIKQEEIMGFDQNLMMYNKSILSDVNQCGQESPNGCLFQTQSQLDYDLEVIKQLVSSSNNGCFNVDENKTEEKAMATMAMYNYDN, encoded by the exons atgGGAAGAGCTCCTTGCTGTGATAAGGCAAATGTGAAAAGAGGACCATGGTCACCAGAAGAAGACTCAAGGCTCAAGGAGTACATGGAGAAGCATGGAACTGGAGGAAATTGGATTGCCCTTCCACAAAAAGCTG GATTGAAGAGATGTGGAAAAAGTTGCAGATTGAGATGGCTCAACTATCTTAGGCCCAACATTAAGCATGGAGAattctcagaagaagaagatacaaTAATTTGCAGCCTTTATGCTAATATTGGAAGCAG GTGGTCAATTATAGCTGCTCAGTTGCCAGGTAGGACTGACAATGATATCAAGAACTACTGGAACACCAAACTCAAGAAGAAGCTCATGAGTTTCAGAAGACAACCCTACCAATCCTCTCCTCAGAACCCACCATTAATAATCCCTTCTCATTACAGAGACTTTTGCAGCTCTTACCCTGCAGCAAATAACACATCTTTCACAGGACTTGAACCAATTTCTGTTTCTCCAAGTAATTATTTCACAAGCACAAACTGCATCAGCACAACCTCAATGTCTCTCCCTTTTTATAACCAAAACCAAGAACCCTCCTTGGTTAGTGCTTCTGCTAGTCCCATGCAATATCAGTATCACCCTATGACAGAAAATTTGTTCATGTTTGGAAGTGAAGGAAGTTGCAGTTCATCATCTGATGGGAGTTGTAGCCAGGCTAGTCATGGAATCAAACAAGAAGAAATAATGGGTTTTGATCAGAATCTCATGATGTACAACAAGTCCATTCTTAGTGATGTTAACCAATGTGGACAAGAAAGCCCAAATGGGTGCTTATTCCAAACTCAATCTCAGTTGGACTATGATTTGGAGGTTATTAAGCAGCTTGTTAGCAGTAGTAATAATGGGTGTTTCAATGTTGATGAAAACAAGACAGAGGAGAAGGCTATGGCTACTATGGCTATGTATAACTACGACAACTGA